In Babesia microti strain RI chromosome IV, complete genome, the sequence AATCTCAAATTTAACCAAATGATATCATTAGGATGAGGTGCAGGTTCTAGACGCCAATTAGGCTTGCTTTCGAGAATTCTATTGTCTGTAAGTGATTTGTATACACAGCGTGCGTCTTTAAACGAGATAAATCCAATACCTACAGATTTTTTAACAGGAAGCTCTTTAATCTGAGTAAATCACATGGTTTTACCTTACGTAACTTCTCAGAAACGATATTGATATGGAGATTGATAGAGGCTCTTTCGGGGTACATTTCATGATTATATTCTTCAAGATTTGGCATCTCTAACAATTCATGTATATGCGACGAATCATTTGGCGACAAAATTTCGATGGATCCTTCATAATTTTCGATGTCACAATTCTGTAgtgatttatttaaaacGTCATTTTCCTTGGTGGTTGCTCTGCTAACAGTACGCGGTATACCATAGTACAAATCAAGACGACGCAATTGCCACAAGAGTCTGTCAAGTTGGTTTTCGTATAATAGTCGCTTAGTGTAGTCCATTATCAAGTGGGATGAAATAACTTGGTTGGGAAAGATTTGGTCAAAGTGTTTGTACAAGATTAGTGGGTCATTTAAGCTTTTGCTTAGGCCCGTAACCATAAGTGTGTGCAATTGCGCTCTTGTTGCAATGCTTTTATTGTCGACCTACGTGAAATTTATGCATATTAACGGATGGAATGGGGTATTAATGAACGAGTTTcataatgtatataaatgtgttaaaatgtcaataaatatagCAACAATGcacaataaaaaataataacttttaatatgttttttatttaaaaactatttcaatttacaataagtgtaatttgatgatttataagattaaaatattttcgCTTCCACATAACAACAAAGTGGCGATGGTAAAGTGTTAGTGATGGTTAGAGGCTagacattaaaaataaaataagAAATAGCAGTAAATGTGTAACAGGATATTATTAGTGTAGAATGGTAAAACataacaaaaaatatgGGTACCTTATAGTCAGTAAGCAAGTACAAGATATGAAAGTATATGATAATGGAATATATCCACACAGTACAATAGAGGGTGTGGACCATATATCTGTTCTCGACAAAATCGATATTGGATAAACTCCAAAAAGACCAAGGTTGACCAATATAGGCTAAgtatatcatcaatggAGTGTATAAGACAAAGGCTAAATCAGTGAGGTGTTTACCCGTAAtagaacaaattaatagcATCCTTGCATTGCTATTGAGAAATTTTAAGTAGAGTTTGACTTCATTATTTCTTATAGGCGGGTACTTTTTCCCAAATATGTGAGAAAGATTATGAACACAATCTCCTTCATAGTTATCCAAtctatttgtataaatgtatCTATTTAAGCCGAATTTCTTACTCAGAATTTATATGCTGTATTAGGAGTGAGTTGTTATAGGTTCTTGGGGTGTAATTAAGTACGAGTGGCGACTTTGAATGATCCCTTTTTATAATGTAGTATAATTGTCGATTGTACTTCTTCCATATGCACAAAGTAATGAAAAAAACGACGAGGTTAAGGATTAAAAAActtaaaaaaataaaaaccTCATCGTCCATGTTATTCGCATGCCAATCTTTGTCACTATGTGGCGTGCATCAGCGTGTCCAAATCATTGGGTGAAATATGCCTTGGAGTAAGTACGTGGCAGAATTTCTGAACAAAAAGTTTCCCTCTGAAAAAGAAGGGATACCGAATAGATCTGAACTGGTGGATGAGTATTTTGGTCAAATGTTTAAGTCCTATGCTGAAGTATGCATTTCTTATACGTTGGCCTCCGCAGCTTCCAGGGGCCAGGATAAAATTACTCCTCAGGATctattaatttcaattgataGATTATTTCCTATAAACACCAAAGGATATGAGCCAGAGCATATATCACTAATGACTCAGTATTCCATGGCGCGTCATAACCATCGCAGAAAGCTGGCAGCCAATCGCAATTTAAGCAAGGATAGGAGGATTATAAAACTAAAAACGAGTCTAAACACCAGTTCAACTAACACTGATGCCGGTGCTACGGATAATTGTGGTACGCGGACAAGTATAAACAATAACCTTTCGaatattggtaaaaattTCTCCCAAAAAAGTTGGAAGAAAAAAATAGGGCATAAAGATCGATTGGGTAATAAAATACATGCCAAAACATATCATATGCAGGATTACAATTGCATCGTTAAGCCTAGTAAACACATACCCCTTAATCAAGCTTTTGAACTCCTTTGAATGAAAAATGTGTTCTAACCTAATCCACTAACTACTAACTCTCCCATAGTCAATTTTGTAGAACAACTACACTTATATTATTTGCCATTTACTTTCAGTTATCATATTTGTTGCCAATGCAATATATACTTTTGTATATCTTCATGCTCCTTATTATGTATTGGacatattaattatctatTGATTTAACCATTTCCAATACAATTCGAATTTTGGTGAAAACGTCATAAagtttattatttatatagcaacaaattattctgatgataattatttattgtgaTTTTTTGATGCGATTCTTGATAATAGGTGACTGAAGTGCCTCTTCAATGCTATACCTGGTATCAGGGTTAAATTCCAACAATTTTTCGATAAGTAATTTGCAATcatttgatatttgttgAAAAGATGAGGGGAAGTGTACACCTTTCAGTGattcattgtatatttgttcTGAATGAGtcaaatatatagtatGTTTAATAAACCAGTCCCATTGCTAGTTTATTACATAGTGTAAAAATTACCGGAAAGTGTGCCACTCAAACTAGTTGCCCCAAAAGGACGAGTACAAAACAACATCTCGTACAAAATACAACCCACGGCCCACATGTCAATCTACATAACGCATTGACTTGCCTTATCCGTTAATAGAAGAGGTGGCATATTTTGGAAGTTGGCCAACAAACATTCTGGAGGTTGGTACCATAAAGTGCCACCTCCAGTCCAAATTGTGTTGGTAGAATCAAGGGATACCATTTGAGAGAGTCCAAAATCTGCCAGTTTGATAATCCCCTTATGAAAAAGTATGTTGCCTGGCTTCAAATCCTGTGTGAATCTATACTTACACAATGGTGTACTCTACCCTGTGGCAAATGCTTCATGTACAGTAACCCCCTAAATTAGCATTGTGCCAACTCTAGTATTTGCGAGGTCCAAATGATAGCCAATTCCTCTGATACAGGTCCGTGGACTTTTATATAACGATCGAGGTCTCCATCtgaaattaaacaatattgttataaaaaattgaaaatatgtAGACctttaatattaaataattaataaattaactgtcaataatattcaaataacaattaatttaatgaGTTACagataaattagttaatcacattattaatgtaatattttgtataaaatttgatatattgtagtcactttaatataatatatactacTCAaccaaataaaatatatgtaatatataaatatattctgCAAACAACCATCGCAGACATTGTTTCTTATTGCAAATAgttttttttgaaaattttacaacataGTTTAGTGGACTTACCCTCACATAACTCGAGTATGGTAGCTAACATGTTGTCACCCATTTCGAAGCAGGCCTTCATATCAACAATATGCTGATGGGTACGGCAGGATTTGTGAATATCAATCTCATTCTTTACACGCATAACCACATTCCCCCGTTCAGTCAACTCCATGTCGGGAGATAATATGTGTAACTTTGCAGCATGTACAGTGAGGGTAATTGGATCAAAAACTTCCCAAACCTCAGCAAAGCCACCTTTACCAAGCATATTCAACAATCTATAACCTCTTTTTAGAGGAGGGAAACAATTCCATTTTGAGTTGCGTTCTGCCCAGTgtaatttcaatttcttgTACAAGGCGCACCTTCCACTGTCTAACTTCCGTTTTAATTCatataattcattgttAGAATCTATTATTTGCTGTACCATAGCTTCCAATTTCTTACCATCAAGGCCATCATTAAAAGCAGTAAGTGTGGCCCGTAAAATGATCATGAGACGAATCTCAGCGTATACACAAGTAGTGTAAAGCGTACCATCTCT encodes:
- a CDS encoding hypothetical protein (overlaps_old_locusTagID:BBM_III06820) — encoded protein: MPWSKYVAEFLNKKFPSEKEGIPNRSELVDEYFGQMFKSYAEVCISYTLASAASRGQDKITPQDLLISIDRLFPINTKGYEPEHISLMTQYSMARHNHRRKLAANRNLSKDRRIIKLKTSLNTSSTNTDAGATDNCGTRTSINNNLSNIGKNFSQKSWKKKIGHKDRLGNKIHAKTYHMQDYNCIVKPSKHIPLNQAFELL